The window ATTAATCAGTGATCAACTACAAATAGTGTTGAATATACTACTCTGATTTTATTCATGTTGttacttgctagtttgcatgtggCTCCTGTTCATCAAATTCTCAACCAATCGTTGTCTTTGGTGAGATTATGACATTATCCTAGTCTGAGAACCAACGATCTTTTTTGTCAGTATCATACATGGGCAAGACATTTATGGGTAAGACATTTATTTAGACATGCCttatgagtttttcttttctttcataaGAATTTTGATTAAAGGGTTACAAATTGAGAAGATAGTGCTTACTCCTCATATATCACTAACTTCTGAGTATCGTTGAATAAAAATGAGATTTTACATTAACATGTCTTTCAATTGACAACCAGAAAGATGCATGCAACTTGGCTGCTGTTCAAAGCCCTGATCAGATTCTGGCACAAACTTCAGACCTATGCTTTGGAAAATCAAGATCACCATCAACTATAAGCTTCTCAAACCAATTTTGTTACATCTTCCAAAACCTTAGGTGCCTGCAGCTGCTGCTTTAGCTCCGGCAGGGATGATGAGAACCAGAATCTTTTGACACCATACTCCTCATAGGAACTCAGGTAGAACTGTTGTGAATCTTCCACTCTAATCTGATTTTGGAAGTCAGAAATTGATATACATATTAAATGGCATATACACGTcttatttttttctattcttGAAGCTTCTATAACAACCTCCATTATCTATTTCTTTTGCCAAAATTCATTACGAGCCATAGGTCACTTTTTTCTGTGTGCAAGCTCGAGTTCTATACCGATGTGTCTATGTTCCAACATGATCATGTGTCATTTTTGTTCACGATGACCTTAGCATGTGAACTTACCTTCCAGAAACAGGACAGGGTTGATTACTGTTGAGAAAATTAGAATGACTTGAGTCTGGAATTTGAATAGGACCAGCCACATGATGGATACCTGGAAGACACATTTCGTTGCTGGCTGATTCTATGACTTGTTCATTTTCATTTATAATTCAACACGTTCTTCATATACAGGATATGAATGTACTAATTACATGGAAACTCCCTTGCTAATAGTTTAGCTTTGCCAGCCACATTTTCTTTTATGGTAAACATCGTTTAATTGAAAGAATAAGAGAATGCTGTGCCCGTAGGCATATGCTGGGTCATCCTTGCCCATGACCCCATGCCATGAATTAGTAATCCTTGAAAACGATGTGACCATTAATGTTTTTGATTCATGGCCAAGGCATATGCTGGGTCATCCTTGCCCATGACCCCATGCCATGAATTAGTAATCCTTGAAAACGATGTGACCATTAATGTTTTTGATTCATGGCCATTGGCTCATTGGTCATTCCGATTTGCTGGACATGTGAACTTTAGATTGTTGACCGGAGTTTACATGGAGAGTTTCCTGGCCATttgtttatcacataattgacttggGAGCAAATTGGCCATGCTAATGACAGAGGTCTAACATCAGTTGAACAATCGTCGCAAATATTCTGTTCTGTATTGTTGTCCAATATGCTATTAGGGTACTTTTTTTCGACCTGTGTTGTCGATCTGGAACAGACAATTAATGCTTcactttttttaatcttttttgctGCTCATTGCTGTTCCCTTAGCtgtgtcatgcaagagtgcatttcATTGCTAGTGTAAAATTTTGTACCGATTtatcttaaatatatatatagaagcATAACCTGCTGGCTGTTTTCTAAATTAAATTACTTTTTCAAATTTATCTAAGACTGGGTTTCTCCAAAGTCATTTCAATTTCAATCTTTAATTCCTACTATGATTTTGGTTGAGGATTTCTccattaactttcttttttgtgTTCAGATACATGAACAACAAAGCTAGCAGATTGAATTGTCCGGACCGCTAGCTGTCTCCATATTTTGGTTCCTTGAAGAGATCATTATTTTGTATACCTCCAAGTAATTGTAAAGAAATGGTCAGGTGCACAGcaaaaaggtggtttttggtctCTCACTATTTGGTATACAAGTTCAATTTTGTTTACATCCCCAATGACCTCATTCTCATTGACACTGTAAATCCAATTCTGTTATATATAGAAAAAATGATCTCTGCCTGCATCTTGCAAAATGTGTTTCAGAATGTGTAAATCCAATTCTGTTATATATAGAAAAATGATCTCTGCCGGCATCTTGCGAAATGCGTTTCATAATGCGAAGCAGATGGTTGAGATGGTATGTTGTCTTGATCGAGCTGATTCCGATGCCTAAGGACATGTATCctcattttttattgtttaattaGGACCAATATGCGCATATAACCTTTCCTGTTCTCACTTCTCATGAatagtttcttcttctttttttattctgttgttattttgaataaaaaccattcaaaaaatatttaattatatttttctaaTGACACTTTGGAGATGAAGACATCATCTCGAATTGGTTGCTTTCGAGTGTGTGCGTACAATTAAATCATTATGTACTGTGAAATTTTCGTCATATATAAAATTTCACATGTTATAGTATAAATTGTTAACAAAAAAAACAGTAAATGAGGATTGCCTTTTTCTTCCTTccgtaaataaattaaaatacaaGCATATAAATCCTATTAATACTTATAACTGAATCGAGCTTTTCGTATACTGACGACGGTCAAGATTAGATCCGGGAAGATCTTAGCACTTCTTGTACATTAGTTTCCTTGTGTCGATTCGATCGATGATTACGCCCCCACTATGTTGACACCTTCAGCTCGGGATGAGTACTCCCTCTCCAAGTTCATCAAGATCTTATCCGGTATCAGATCTCCGAAGCAGTTCCAAGCCATCCATTCCTTCATCACCAAGCTCGGATTCTCTCGCTTTACCGTTCTGGTGAGCGGCTTGATAGATCTCGCCCTCAAATGTGGATCCTTGGACGACGCGGACAAGCTGTTCGACGATATGCCCCACAAGGATGTCGTCGCGTGGACTTCCATGATCATCGGCCACGCACGCCACGGGCAGTCTGACAATTCTGTCTCTTTGTTCCGGGCAATGCTCGCCAGTGGCACGGCACCGAATTGGTACACTTTCTCTGGCGCTTTGGCTGCTTGTTCCGGCATCGGAGTTGAGGCCCTGGATTACGGTAAGCAAATCCATGCTCAGGTGCTTAAGTCGAGCTTCCTGGGGCCAGTCGATCCCGTTGTTTACAATGGGTTGCTTGACATGTACTCCAAGTGTCAGTGTCTCTTGTTCGCTCGGAGACTATTTGGTTCCATGACAGTCAAAGGCCTTGTTGCTTGGAACTCGATGATGTCTGGTTACCTGCGATGTGGGCAAGCCGAGGAAGCTTTGGAGTTGCTCATGTTGATGGTCGCTTATGGTATGAGACCCGGTGACTTCACATATGCTATCTGTGTCGACGCGTGCACCGCTCTGGCGTCGATCAAGCAGGGACTTCAGCTTCATGCTTCGATCATCAAAAGTGGATTTGATTCAGACTTGGTTATCAGAAACGGTTTGGTGGATATGTATGCAAAGTGCGGTTGTATTGGTTCGGCGAAGCTCGTCTTTGAAATGATGCCTTCAAGCGACTCGGTGCTTTGGACCACCATGATTTCGGCTTTCGGGAAGTATGGATGTGTTGGTGAGGCAATTATGATGTTTGAAAAGATGGTTGAGCTGAAGATCGAACGTGATGGAATCACGTACCTTGCTGTTTTATCTGCCTGCAGCCATGGGGGGCTGGTCGGTGAAGGTTGGCGCTATTTTCGATTGATGTTTGAGGAAGAAGGCGCCGCCATTGCAGAGTCGGAACATTATGGATGCATGGTCGATCTTCTATGCCGAAGTGGCTGCTTGGAGGAAGCTCTCAGTTTCATTGAAGGCATGCCATTAGAGCCAAGCATTGCTGTTTGGAGTACATTGCTTAATGCTTGTCGGATATATGGTAACACCAAGCTTGGTAAGCTAGCTGCTTGTCGTCTATTTAAACTGGATCCAGAATTCCAGAGCAATTGGGTTATTCTCTCCAGCATACATGCGGCAGAAAGCGAATGGGATAAGACATGGAAGTTAAGGGCAAGCATGAAGGGTGAGAATGTGAAGAAAGAGCCAGGGTGTAGTTGGATTGAACTCGGTGATGGTGTACATGTATTCCACACGGCAGACAGGTCTCTTCCTCAGGTGCTTGAGATCCTCCAGACTCTGGAGGCACTGAACAAGGATTTGATCATCCTACATGTGGAGAGATGAGTCATCCTGTGATGATAAACTTTATAGCTACGGATGAAAGGTCCAGATTTCTCCCATCTATCACAGTTCTTGGAAAAATAGAAGAAACCatctctttcttttgatttcttcatCGATTGGCATTCTTCGGAGGATCTTTAAAGTGCGGCATACGTGAGGGTAAATTGAATAATCCTTTTAGCTCCGTATCATAAATGATCGACCACTTGCATTGCATTTGTGGCTTCTACGCTGATTACTGAGGTGTAGTGGGAGGTAAAACTATGTATAGTATTATGCATCATGCCTCCAATATTAACTCTATGATGTGTAACTTTTGATAGAAAAATTGTAGTGTATCTATCTGGATCTTCGTTTTAGGATTAGCCACTCATTCACATCATTTTTTTTCTGTCACATTGATTGATTGGTTATTTGTCATGTCCAAAGTTAAAGAGGGTGATGaagaatttcatccacatttgttTTTGTACCATTTGAATGTGTCAAAATTATAGTTTCGTGTGTGTCGGTGGTCTTCAGTATGCTACCAAAGACATGATGAAATCAGAGGTGAATTTGCAGACAAGGCTACTGTAATTGAATTAGCAAAGTGTCTCGGTGCCCAAACATCGATACGAGTGTACCTGAAATTTCTGTCATGAGGTTTGAATCGACTTGCTCCAAGTAAACAGGAATATCTGGACGAAGAAGTCCAATTTGTGAAGCAGATCACACAGTTCGCCAATACGGGTACACGTTTATACATCCACCGTGGATATCCTCCCCTTTTGTCAAAATCCAGTTTCTTTGAGAGGATTTAGCATTTGCCAGCACTGAGTTCCCTTCAATCCCAGGCATGCAATGCATCAGCTATTTTGTTGCCAGTAATCGTTAGCTTTTAGTTTGCTAAACCGGTTTGTTCTGATTGATCCAGGTCGAAACCTCACAAAGGCTGAATTAACTTCACTCAACTCCACATTCTGAGCTCTGCCTGGACTGGCATTTGTAAGCCCACAATGGTTTTATTTCTTTCGCATGGAAGTATGATGAATTTGGGAAATGCTAAGTTGAAACACATAGCATTGTTTTTAACCTGACTGATGACTTTGAGAAAAGGCAAAAAAGGTGACAGAATATGTTAAATCAGGATGAATTAAACTTAAATATGAGAGAGAGACATTAAGCATatgattaaagagaatatttcattcattgtctCTAACCACATTGATGAAATCCAGCGTCAGAAATAAATAAACGCAACACAACAACAGAACAATTACTCTACACAAGCAGCCGAGATACGTCAGCACTGATTCTTGCAATCATGCAATACCATCAAACATTACTGATCAATGACAACATTTAGAAGGAAACAAAAACAGTTCTTAAAAGATAAAATAACCTTAACAGTTGTGGAAATCCAACTTTGATCCTCCACTTCCATTGCCGTGGATCCCAGTAATATAACATCCTCTTTGAGTGCTGCTTCATTGATGGCAATGATTCATCATGTGCTTGTGGCATTAGATATCATTTCTCTGATACCATTAAAGGATCTGAACCCCAACATTCTTTTCACAACATGCCTGCCTGTTGGAATCATCTGATGAATTCTCTGGGCACAAATAGTATAGCCCCTTACAAGCCCACATAACAGCAAATATCTGACACCAATGATGATGATCAAGAGAGATGAGGGTAAGGAGGAGAAAAATAAAACTGAATGTCCTAAACATTTACAGACCCCCTTGCAGCCTTCTACATGGCACCGTCTGTGGCCTATCCAACTAAATAAAtcacagaagaaagaaaaagatgggATGACAGGCACTCTTCACCAAAAAGTGATGTTTCAACAGTAACCTCAATTGGCTCATAAGATGTCAATGATTTGGTGGCAAACCAAGCAGGAACCTAATTACATCACTAAGTGAAATTATTCCTTCCACACGCTTGCTGCCAGCCTCAACAATGATAACTCGTCGCACCCCTGTCACCAATCAAAGATGGGCATAAGATAACAAACACATGAAAACTAACATCACAATGACCATATTATACCAGGATTTGCTAATTTCTCCATCACTTTTTGTAAAGGATCAGTGCGGAGGCACATCTGGCATCTCTGACCGTTAAAAAACCCGTTCGGTGAGTTTGCATCTTGCCCTAGTTGCAGTGCCTAATTTTGGCATAGAAAAGAACAGAAATATCCATTCAGTTAGGTCATTGAGTAAACAAAAATAGGACACAATTTATCAAGAACTATGGTTGTTTtacatcaattcatataacaGCAGCGGAAGTCCCTAGAAtgttaaaaaatgataaaagctTTTTGTACAATGTTTCACAAATTCTAGATCATTGGTTTAGTATAACATAGTGCCACTGATT of the Musa acuminata AAA Group cultivar baxijiao chromosome BXJ3-2, Cavendish_Baxijiao_AAA, whole genome shotgun sequence genome contains:
- the LOC135630829 gene encoding putative pentatricopeptide repeat-containing protein At1g68930 gives rise to the protein MLTPSARDEYSLSKFIKILSGIRSPKQFQAIHSFITKLGFSRFTVLVSGLIDLALKCGSLDDADKLFDDMPHKDVVAWTSMIIGHARHGQSDNSVSLFRAMLASGTAPNWYTFSGALAACSGIGVEALDYGKQIHAQVLKSSFLGPVDPVVYNGLLDMYSKCQCLLFARRLFGSMTVKGLVAWNSMMSGYLRCGQAEEALELLMLMVAYGMRPGDFTYAICVDACTALASIKQGLQLHASIIKSGFDSDLVIRNGLVDMYAKCGCIGSAKLVFEMMPSSDSVLWTTMISAFGKYGCVGEAIMMFEKMVELKIERDGITYLAVLSACSHGGLVGEGWRYFRLMFEEEGAAIAESEHYGCMVDLLCRSGCLEEALSFIEGMPLEPSIAVWSTLLNACRIYGNTKLGKLAACRLFKLDPEFQSNWVILSSIHAAESEWDKTWKLRASMKGENVKKEPGCSWIELGDGVHVFHTADRSLPQVLEILQTLEALNKDLIILHVER